The Gemmatimonadales bacterium genome window below encodes:
- a CDS encoding succinate dehydrogenase cytochrome b subunit gives MSTPLGFARSTVGRKVIMALTGLLLVGFVTGHVAGNLLVFKGPGTLNAYGALLKSSAVVLWTVRLVLLTAVGLHVWAALTLIRLNQVSRPVAYAKQVPQASTLAARLMRAGGILLLVFIVFHLLHFTTGTIHPGYTFSETDVYSNVVSSFQVPWVALFYILAMVALLAHLSHGIWSFFQTMGWNHPRFNTARRVFATVLALIVSLGFIAIPSAILGGMLR, from the coding sequence ATGAGCACACCGCTTGGGTTCGCGCGGTCCACGGTCGGCCGCAAGGTCATCATGGCCCTGACCGGGCTGCTGCTGGTCGGGTTCGTCACCGGGCACGTGGCCGGCAATCTCCTCGTCTTCAAGGGCCCCGGCACGCTCAACGCGTACGGGGCCCTCCTCAAGAGCAGCGCGGTGGTGCTCTGGACCGTGCGGCTCGTCCTGTTGACGGCCGTCGGCCTCCACGTCTGGGCCGCCCTGACGCTCATCCGGCTGAACCAGGTGAGCCGTCCGGTCGCCTATGCGAAACAGGTGCCCCAGGCCTCGACGCTGGCGGCGCGGCTGATGCGGGCGGGGGGCATCCTCCTGCTCGTGTTCATCGTGTTTCACCTGCTGCACTTCACCACCGGGACCATCCACCCCGGCTACACTTTCAGCGAGACCGACGTCTACAGCAACGTGGTCAGCTCCTTCCAGGTGCCATGGGTGGCACTGTTCTACATCCTGGCCATGGTGGCGCTGCTGGCGCACCTGAGCCATGGCATCTGGAGTTTCTTCCAGACGATGGGATGGAATCATCCCCGGTTCAATACCGCCCGGCGCGTCTTCGCGACCGTCCTGGCGCTCATCGTGTCGCTCGGGTTTATCGCGATCCCGTCGGCCATTCTCGGGGGGATGTTGCGGTGA
- a CDS encoding fumarate reductase/succinate dehydrogenase flavoprotein subunit gives MSINLNPNVPDGPLAQKWDQHKFDLKLVNPANKRKHTIIMVGSGLAGGSAAATLGELGYNVHCFCYQDSPRRAHSIAAQGGINAAKNYPNDGDSVWRLFYDTVKGGDFRSREANVYRLAQVSVNIIDQCVAQGVPFAREYGGLLANRSFGGAQVSRTFYARGQTGQQLLLGAYSALERQIAAGKVTMHSRSEMLDLIVIDGQARGIVTRDMVTGKIDTWFGDAVVLGTGGYGNVFYLSTNAKGCNVTAAYRAYKRGAAFANPCFTQIHPTCIPVAGDHQSKLTLMSESLRNDGRVWVPKKKGDTRAPGAIPEAERDYYLERKYPSFGNLAPRDISSRSAKEVCDEGRGVGPGGRGVYLDFADAIGRLGEDTIRERYGNLFEMYERITDENPYQVPMRIYPAVHYTMGGLWVDYNLMGTIDGLFVIGEANFSDHGANRLGASALMQGLADGYFVLPYTIGNYIATHKFPAVDGTHPEARAVVGQVADRVARLLAVQGTRTVDSFHRELGHLLWEHCGMARNAEGLRTALARIPELRAEFWRDVKVLGTGEELNQSLEKAGRVADFMEFAELMCRDALEREESCGGHFRTEYQTPDGEAKRDDAHFAHVAAWEYTGDDTPPVRHIEPLHYENIELATRSYK, from the coding sequence GTGAGCATCAACCTCAATCCAAATGTTCCGGACGGCCCGCTGGCCCAGAAGTGGGACCAGCACAAGTTCGACCTCAAGCTGGTGAACCCCGCCAACAAGCGGAAGCACACCATCATCATGGTCGGATCCGGCCTCGCGGGCGGGTCGGCTGCCGCGACGCTCGGCGAGCTGGGATACAACGTCCACTGCTTCTGCTACCAGGATAGTCCGCGGCGGGCGCACAGCATCGCCGCGCAGGGCGGGATCAACGCGGCCAAGAACTACCCCAACGACGGCGACAGCGTCTGGCGCCTCTTCTACGACACCGTCAAGGGCGGCGACTTCCGCTCCCGCGAGGCCAACGTCTATCGCCTGGCGCAGGTCAGCGTCAACATCATCGACCAGTGCGTGGCGCAGGGCGTGCCCTTTGCGCGGGAATACGGCGGACTCCTGGCCAACCGGTCCTTCGGCGGGGCGCAGGTGTCGCGGACGTTCTATGCGCGCGGCCAGACCGGCCAGCAGCTGCTGCTCGGCGCCTACAGCGCCCTCGAGCGGCAGATCGCGGCGGGCAAGGTCACGATGCATTCGCGCAGCGAGATGCTTGACCTGATCGTCATCGACGGGCAGGCGCGCGGCATCGTGACGCGCGACATGGTGACCGGCAAGATCGACACGTGGTTCGGCGACGCTGTCGTCCTCGGGACCGGGGGCTACGGCAACGTGTTCTACCTCTCGACCAACGCCAAGGGCTGCAACGTCACCGCCGCTTACCGGGCGTACAAGCGCGGGGCGGCGTTTGCCAATCCCTGCTTCACGCAGATCCACCCGACCTGCATTCCGGTGGCGGGCGACCACCAGTCGAAGCTGACCCTGATGAGCGAGTCGCTCCGCAACGACGGCCGGGTCTGGGTCCCGAAGAAGAAGGGGGACACCCGCGCCCCGGGTGCCATCCCCGAGGCGGAACGGGACTATTACCTCGAGCGGAAGTACCCGAGTTTCGGGAACCTGGCGCCCCGCGACATTTCCTCGCGTTCGGCCAAGGAAGTCTGCGACGAGGGGCGGGGCGTCGGACCGGGCGGGCGCGGCGTGTACCTCGACTTTGCGGATGCCATCGGCCGCCTGGGCGAGGACACCATTCGCGAACGGTACGGCAACCTCTTCGAGATGTACGAGCGGATCACGGACGAGAACCCGTACCAGGTGCCGATGCGGATCTACCCCGCCGTGCACTACACGATGGGCGGCCTCTGGGTGGACTACAACCTGATGGGGACGATCGACGGGCTCTTCGTCATCGGGGAGGCCAACTTCTCCGATCACGGCGCGAACCGCCTCGGGGCCAGCGCCCTGATGCAGGGGCTGGCGGACGGGTACTTCGTCCTGCCGTACACGATCGGGAACTACATCGCGACCCACAAGTTCCCCGCGGTGGACGGCACCCATCCCGAGGCCCGGGCGGTCGTTGGCCAGGTGGCCGACCGCGTGGCGCGCCTGCTGGCGGTGCAGGGCACGCGCACCGTCGATTCGTTTCACCGGGAACTCGGCCACCTGCTCTGGGAGCACTGCGGGATGGCCCGGAACGCCGAGGGGCTTCGCACCGCGCTGGCGCGGATTCCGGAACTGCGCGCCGAGTTCTGGCGCGACGTCAAGGTCCTCGGCACCGGCGAGGAACTCAACCAGTCGCTCGAGAAGGCGGGGCGGGTGGCGGACTTCATGGAATTCGCGGAACTCATGTGCCGCGACGCCCTCGAGCGCGAGGAGTCGTGCGGCGGGCACTTCCGGACCGAGTACCAGACGCCCGACGGGGAGGCGAAGCGCGACGACGCACACTTCGCGCACGTCGCCGCCTGGGAATACACCGGCGACGACACCCCCCCCGTCCGGCACATCGAGCCGCTTCACTACGAGAACATTGAGCTCGCCACGCGGAGCTACAAGTGA
- a CDS encoding succinate dehydrogenase/fumarate reductase iron-sulfur subunit yields the protein MNLTLHVWRQPGAGAPGRLERYEARDISPDMSFLEMLDVVNEGLIGNGENPIAFDHDCREGICGSCGVMINGVAHGPMAGTATCQLHMRSFKDGDEIVIEPWRARAFPVLRDLIVDRSPLDRIIQAGGFVSIATGNAPDAHAILVPKQDADSAMDAAQCIGCGACVAACPNASAMLFTAAKVSHLGLLPQGQPERDRRALRMVTQMDLEGFGGCTNYGECTAACPKGISLETIARMNRDYRVASLRGRPESTAAAGP from the coding sequence ATGAACCTGACCCTGCACGTGTGGCGCCAGCCGGGCGCCGGCGCCCCGGGACGCCTGGAGCGCTACGAGGCCCGCGACATCAGTCCCGACATGTCGTTCCTCGAAATGCTGGACGTCGTCAACGAGGGGCTGATCGGCAACGGCGAGAATCCAATTGCGTTCGACCACGACTGCCGCGAGGGCATCTGCGGCTCGTGCGGCGTGATGATCAACGGCGTCGCCCACGGTCCGATGGCCGGGACCGCCACCTGCCAGTTGCACATGCGCAGCTTCAAGGACGGCGACGAGATTGTGATCGAACCATGGCGGGCCCGGGCCTTCCCCGTGCTGCGCGACCTCATCGTCGACCGCTCGCCCCTCGACCGGATCATCCAGGCCGGGGGCTTCGTCAGCATCGCCACCGGCAACGCGCCTGACGCGCATGCCATCCTCGTGCCGAAACAGGATGCGGACAGCGCCATGGACGCCGCCCAGTGCATCGGGTGCGGCGCCTGCGTGGCAGCGTGTCCCAACGCCTCCGCCATGCTCTTTACGGCGGCCAAGGTTTCGCATCTGGGCCTGCTGCCCCAGGGACAGCCGGAACGGGACCGGCGTGCCCTCAGGATGGTGACCCAGATGGACCTCGAAGGGTTCGGCGGATGCACCAACTACGGAGAATGCACCGCGGCCTGCCCCAAGGGGATCAGCCTCGAAACGATTGCCCGGATGAACCGGGACTACCGCGTCGCATCGCTGCGCGGGCGGCCGGAATCGACCGCGGCGGCTGGTCCCTGA
- a CDS encoding Ig-like domain-containing protein, which produces MRIPSPVARTAVMLLLLAACGGSDSAGPPPTRVIAVSTGDGVIAAVRTAVELTARVTDPAGNPESGVSVRWSVVSGGGSIPSASTSDADGFARATFTLGQTAGPQRARANVDGVGSATADFTVTAVAGPATQLKKSAGDGQTGWSGVALPIAYAVTVQDAFNNPVLGATVDWVITSGGGSLSATSVATGAGGIATVVHTLGTAAAKQTVVASTPAVAGVSVSFTSTALAGIKLVSTVAVPANYGLHDTFVRDGLAFLCVWDEGVYIYDVGNGIKGGTIASPQLVGSVKTAGGNVHNAWWYHSPSGAKQYLFVGEEGPGSVGSASSGSIHVVDVSNLAAPVEVGSYTLAGAGTHNFWVDENAEILYAAYYNGGVVALDVSGSLPSDMRSRELARIQPGGPGNTYVWGVMQYQDGDIYASDMLSGFWRLRYNGGSFSVVGGGNNVPERFTSDLWVQNGYGYTGGWGNRGIQPGNAVKIWQVAGAAPVLVDSVITSGITTVSDVQVSADGKLLVFSAENGPNAGLHVYSLAASPSQPVFLASYLVSQGLHTATVATIAGQTYVFAARNPASPALLIFDITSLAP; this is translated from the coding sequence ATGCGTATTCCTTCCCCGGTCGCTCGGACCGCCGTGATGCTGCTCCTCCTGGCGGCATGCGGCGGCTCCGACAGCGCCGGTCCCCCGCCGACGCGAGTGATTGCGGTCTCGACTGGCGACGGAGTGATCGCCGCCGTGAGGACCGCCGTCGAGCTGACCGCTCGCGTCACCGATCCCGCCGGGAATCCCGAATCAGGGGTGTCGGTGCGGTGGTCCGTCGTGAGCGGCGGGGGGAGCATTCCCTCAGCGAGCACCAGCGACGCCGACGGGTTCGCACGCGCCACCTTTACCCTCGGGCAAACTGCCGGACCGCAACGCGCGCGCGCCAACGTCGACGGAGTCGGCAGCGCGACGGCCGACTTCACCGTCACCGCGGTTGCCGGACCGGCCACCCAGCTGAAGAAGAGCGCCGGCGACGGCCAGACGGGATGGTCCGGGGTGGCCCTGCCGATCGCCTACGCGGTCACGGTGCAGGATGCGTTCAACAATCCAGTGCTCGGCGCCACGGTCGACTGGGTGATCACGTCCGGCGGGGGCTCGCTCTCCGCCACGTCCGTGGCGACCGGAGCCGGCGGCATTGCGACCGTCGTCCACACGCTCGGGACGGCGGCGGCCAAGCAGACCGTGGTGGCCAGTACCCCGGCCGTCGCGGGCGTGTCGGTGTCCTTCACCTCGACCGCACTCGCTGGCATCAAGCTCGTGAGCACCGTGGCGGTGCCCGCGAACTACGGGCTGCACGATACCTTCGTCCGCGACGGCCTTGCGTTCCTCTGCGTGTGGGATGAAGGGGTCTACATCTACGACGTGGGGAACGGGATCAAGGGCGGCACCATCGCGTCACCGCAACTCGTGGGCTCGGTGAAGACGGCCGGCGGCAACGTCCACAATGCGTGGTGGTATCACTCCCCGTCCGGCGCGAAGCAATACCTCTTCGTGGGAGAAGAAGGCCCGGGGAGTGTCGGCTCCGCCAGCTCCGGCTCGATCCACGTGGTGGACGTGTCGAACCTGGCGGCACCGGTCGAGGTGGGCAGCTATACGCTGGCCGGCGCGGGTACCCACAACTTCTGGGTCGACGAGAACGCGGAGATCCTCTACGCGGCCTACTACAATGGGGGGGTCGTCGCCCTCGACGTTTCCGGGAGCCTGCCGTCCGACATGCGCAGTCGGGAGCTGGCGCGGATTCAGCCCGGGGGCCCTGGCAATACCTACGTGTGGGGCGTGATGCAGTACCAGGACGGCGACATCTACGCCTCCGACATGCTGAGCGGCTTCTGGCGGCTTCGGTACAACGGCGGGAGCTTTTCGGTCGTGGGTGGCGGAAACAACGTCCCCGAGCGGTTCACGTCGGACCTGTGGGTGCAGAACGGGTACGGGTACACGGGGGGGTGGGGCAATCGCGGAATCCAGCCGGGCAACGCCGTCAAGATCTGGCAGGTGGCGGGGGCGGCACCGGTGCTCGTCGATTCCGTCATCACCAGCGGCATCACCACGGTCAGCGACGTGCAGGTCAGTGCCGATGGCAAGTTGCTGGTCTTCAGCGCGGAGAACGGGCCGAACGCGGGGCTTCACGTCTACTCGCTGGCTGCCTCTCCCAGCCAGCCCGTCTTCCTGGCCAGCTATCTCGTTTCCCAGGGGCTCCACACCGCCACCGTGGCCACCATCGCAGGGCAGACCTATGTCTTCGCGGCACGGAACCCGGCCAGCCCGGCCCTTCTGATCTTCGACATCACATCGCTGGCTCCCTGA
- a CDS encoding M1 family metallopeptidase produces the protein MRAGPLVLLCLLSAPLAAQDSATPPKPVPPPISDQSPFRRLDLPTPTTIRTGSGMPGRNYWQQRADYVIRATLDTVDRRLSGEETITYSNNSADTLRYVWIQLDQNVFSQSSRGTAIMPPNTRFGPRGADGGVTLTRVAVGAPAGGGRKSARAATEAPHLINGTMMRVDLPHPLPPRDRITLEFAWSFPFDTTITNRMGIELVDSSYVFEVAQWYPRMAVYDDVRGWNTEQYLGQGEFYLEYGTFDVSLTVPANMIVGATGVLQNPTEVLTATQRSRLAAARTSETTVVIRGKNEIGDPASRPRPASGMLTWRFQADSVRDFAWAAARHFIWDAVSVNGGKTVAMSLYPPSADSIWNQSSQYAKFAIEAYSKQWFPYPYPVAINVNGPEGGMEYPMIVFCGNRTNAQALYSVTDHEFGHTWFPMVVGSNERLYPWMDEGFNTFINYYNWKLRYPDAPNRRGNGRTYVGYALSGREVPIITPADRTPGPILGQAAYNKPGFGLIVLREQILGPERFDPAFREYIRRWAFKHPTPADFFRTMEDGVGEDLSWFWRSWFYTTETLDQAVDSVKIVERQGVPQSRIYLDNVGPMVMPVDLTLYFDGAPPEHRRLPVEIWYGGNTFTLVVPDKRVVGVAVDPGEVFPDVNRTNNQTGQVPAATP, from the coding sequence GTGCGCGCAGGTCCGTTGGTTCTCTTGTGCCTCCTCTCGGCCCCGCTGGCAGCGCAGGATTCCGCCACCCCGCCGAAGCCGGTCCCCCCTCCGATCTCCGACCAATCCCCCTTCCGGCGTCTCGACCTCCCGACCCCCACCACGATCCGGACCGGGAGCGGCATGCCGGGGCGCAACTATTGGCAGCAGCGCGCCGACTACGTCATCCGGGCCACGCTGGACACGGTCGATCGCCGCCTGAGCGGCGAGGAAACGATCACCTACTCGAACAATTCCGCGGATACGTTGCGATATGTCTGGATCCAGCTGGACCAGAATGTCTTCAGCCAGTCCAGCCGGGGGACGGCCATCATGCCTCCCAACACCCGGTTCGGGCCGCGCGGGGCGGACGGCGGCGTCACGCTGACGCGCGTCGCCGTCGGGGCTCCGGCGGGTGGAGGCCGAAAGTCGGCCCGCGCCGCCACCGAGGCGCCGCATCTCATCAACGGCACGATGATGCGCGTCGACCTCCCCCACCCGCTGCCGCCGCGGGACCGGATCACGCTCGAGTTCGCCTGGTCTTTCCCCTTTGACACCACGATCACGAACCGCATGGGCATCGAGCTGGTGGACAGCAGTTACGTCTTCGAGGTCGCCCAGTGGTACCCGCGGATGGCGGTGTACGATGACGTGCGGGGCTGGAACACCGAGCAGTACCTCGGCCAGGGCGAGTTCTACCTGGAGTACGGGACGTTTGACGTCAGCCTGACCGTGCCGGCGAACATGATCGTGGGCGCCACCGGTGTGCTGCAGAATCCGACCGAGGTCCTGACGGCGACGCAGCGCTCCCGCCTGGCAGCGGCGCGCACCAGTGAGACCACCGTGGTCATCCGTGGCAAGAATGAGATCGGCGATCCGGCGTCCCGGCCCCGCCCGGCCTCCGGCATGCTCACCTGGCGCTTCCAGGCCGACAGCGTCCGGGATTTCGCGTGGGCCGCCGCGCGGCACTTCATCTGGGACGCCGTAAGCGTCAACGGCGGCAAGACCGTTGCCATGAGCCTCTATCCCCCCTCGGCCGACTCGATCTGGAACCAGTCGAGCCAGTACGCCAAATTCGCCATCGAGGCGTACTCGAAGCAGTGGTTCCCCTATCCCTACCCCGTGGCCATCAACGTGAACGGCCCCGAGGGAGGGATGGAATACCCGATGATCGTCTTCTGCGGCAACCGCACCAACGCGCAGGCGCTGTACAGCGTGACCGACCACGAATTCGGCCACACCTGGTTCCCGATGGTGGTGGGCAGCAACGAGCGGCTCTATCCCTGGATGGACGAGGGGTTCAACACCTTCATCAACTACTACAACTGGAAGCTGCGGTACCCGGACGCCCCGAACCGCCGCGGCAACGGCAGGACCTACGTCGGCTACGCCCTCTCGGGCCGTGAGGTCCCCATCATCACGCCGGCCGATCGCACGCCTGGCCCGATCCTCGGCCAGGCCGCCTACAACAAGCCGGGATTCGGGTTGATCGTCCTCCGCGAACAGATCCTGGGTCCGGAACGGTTCGACCCGGCGTTCCGCGAGTACATCCGTCGGTGGGCGTTCAAGCACCCCACGCCGGCCGATTTCTTCCGCACCATGGAAGACGGCGTCGGCGAGGACCTCAGCTGGTTCTGGCGGTCGTGGTTCTACACCACGGAGACGCTCGATCAGGCGGTGGATTCCGTCAAGATCGTCGAACGGCAGGGGGTGCCGCAGTCGCGCATCTATCTCGACAACGTCGGCCCGATGGTCATGCCGGTGGACCTCACCCTCTACTTCGACGGTGCGCCTCCCGAACACCGGCGGCTGCCCGTGGAAATCTGGTACGGTGGCAACACCTTCACCCTCGTGGTGCCGGACAAGCGCGTCGTAGGCGTGGCGGTGGATCCGGGCGAGGTGTTCCCCGACGTGAACCGGACCAACAACCAGACCGGCCAGGTGCCGGCGGCGACGCCGTAA
- a CDS encoding M20/M25/M40 family metallo-hydrolase: MIRFRFALMLVAALPSTAAAQSIAGFTAPDAARQRTLEGILDTLVTPVSVRDDSRALSAVPHIAGTPAQHRTAEYVNRALAAAGWDTSSVSFRVYIPFQDSAVVELIKPSRKRLSLNEPALREDPATHGAIWPAMNGYSGVGDVTGAVVYANYGLPTDYAQLDSMGVSVRGKVVIARYGRSYRGIKAREAEANGAIALILYSDPQDDGYFVGPTYPAGPMRHPDSPQRGSLGGGDSRGDLSTPGWASTDDARRLPQDSIPGPTIPVIPVGYRNAQLILQPIGGPEVPQSWQGGLPFRYRVGGSEVEVRVGVWAERGEAAYKTITNTIAVLKGTTWPDRLVIAGGHRDAWGPGAADNVSGVATILEAGRAVGTAATAGFRPKRSIVLATWDAEEWGLVGSTEYVELMAEMLRQQAVAYLNLDMSAFGRHFGASGTASLWAFIRDLAADATQPGDTVSVRQAARRDRSLPDSVSLPIGNLGGGSDFAGFYNMLGIPAFDFGFGGRYGAYHSAYDSFNWMDRFGDPGYLSHAAAARMTATAVTRLANADLLPFNFAEFGHALGALVAVRRDQASRARMEVPGWAQLDSAVAGLVRAGTRLDSALTVLSAATGRRAPDAADLSAANDSLRVAEQAYVRPEGIPGRPFYLNVLFAPGRDDGYGAVGLPGLQAAIEDGDAALAASEVRDLTERTSRAAATVEGAVNRLAGGGS; this comes from the coding sequence ATGATCCGTTTCCGATTCGCCCTGATGCTCGTGGCCGCGCTCCCATCCACCGCGGCCGCACAGTCGATCGCGGGGTTCACCGCGCCCGATGCGGCGCGCCAGCGGACCTTGGAGGGAATCCTCGACACGCTCGTCACGCCGGTGAGCGTCCGGGACGATTCGAGAGCGCTCTCGGCGGTTCCGCACATTGCCGGGACGCCGGCCCAGCACCGGACAGCCGAGTACGTCAACCGCGCGCTCGCGGCCGCCGGGTGGGACACGTCCAGCGTGTCGTTCCGGGTATATATCCCGTTCCAGGACTCGGCCGTGGTGGAGCTGATCAAGCCGAGCCGGAAGCGGCTCAGCCTGAACGAGCCGGCGCTCCGGGAGGATCCGGCGACCCATGGGGCCATCTGGCCTGCCATGAACGGGTACAGCGGGGTGGGAGACGTCACCGGTGCCGTGGTCTACGCCAACTACGGCCTGCCCACCGACTATGCCCAGCTCGATTCGATGGGTGTCTCGGTTCGGGGGAAGGTGGTGATCGCGCGGTACGGGCGGTCCTATCGCGGCATCAAGGCCCGCGAGGCCGAGGCGAACGGTGCGATCGCACTGATTCTCTATTCCGATCCGCAGGACGACGGCTATTTCGTCGGCCCCACCTATCCGGCCGGCCCGATGCGGCACCCCGACTCACCGCAGCGGGGGAGCCTCGGTGGAGGCGACAGCCGCGGCGACCTGTCGACGCCCGGCTGGGCCTCGACCGACGATGCCAGGCGGCTGCCGCAGGACTCTATTCCGGGGCCGACTATCCCCGTGATCCCGGTCGGGTATCGCAACGCCCAGCTGATCCTCCAGCCCATTGGCGGGCCCGAGGTGCCACAATCCTGGCAGGGAGGGCTGCCGTTTCGGTATCGCGTGGGCGGAAGTGAGGTCGAGGTCCGTGTCGGGGTCTGGGCCGAACGGGGGGAGGCGGCGTACAAGACGATCACGAATACCATCGCGGTGCTGAAGGGCACGACCTGGCCCGATCGATTGGTCATCGCCGGCGGACACCGCGACGCCTGGGGTCCTGGCGCCGCGGACAACGTGAGCGGCGTCGCCACGATTCTCGAGGCGGGACGCGCCGTCGGTACAGCAGCGACCGCCGGCTTCCGGCCCAAGCGGAGCATCGTCCTGGCCACCTGGGACGCAGAGGAATGGGGCCTGGTCGGCTCGACCGAATACGTGGAACTGATGGCGGAGATGCTGCGGCAACAGGCGGTGGCCTACCTCAATCTCGACATGAGCGCCTTCGGCCGGCACTTCGGCGCGAGCGGGACCGCCTCGCTCTGGGCCTTCATTCGCGACCTGGCCGCCGACGCCACACAGCCGGGCGACACCGTCTCGGTGCGGCAGGCGGCGCGTCGTGACCGATCGCTCCCCGATTCCGTTTCCCTCCCGATCGGCAACCTTGGGGGCGGCAGCGACTTCGCGGGGTTCTACAACATGCTCGGCATCCCGGCGTTCGACTTCGGCTTCGGCGGGCGCTACGGCGCCTACCATTCCGCCTACGACTCGTTCAACTGGATGGACCGCTTCGGCGACCCAGGGTATCTGAGCCACGCGGCGGCGGCGAGGATGACGGCCACCGCGGTGACCCGGCTGGCGAATGCCGATCTGCTCCCGTTCAACTTCGCCGAATTCGGGCACGCCCTCGGGGCGCTGGTCGCCGTCCGTCGTGACCAGGCGAGCCGGGCGAGGATGGAGGTTCCGGGCTGGGCCCAGCTCGACAGTGCCGTGGCGGGACTGGTGCGCGCGGGGACCCGGCTCGATTCGGCGCTCACCGTGCTGAGCGCGGCGACCGGGCGCCGGGCGCCGGACGCCGCCGATCTCTCGGCCGCGAACGATTCGCTGCGCGTGGCGGAGCAGGCGTACGTGCGGCCGGAGGGGATTCCCGGACGTCCGTTCTACCTCAACGTCCTGTTCGCGCCAGGGCGGGATGACGGCTACGGGGCGGTCGGGCTGCCGGGGCTGCAGGCGGCGATCGAGGATGGTGATGCGGCGCTGGCCGCCAGCGAGGTCCGCGACTTGACGGAGCGCACCAGCCGGGCCGCCGCAACTGTCGAGGGGGCGGTGAACCGGCTGGCGGGAGGCGGGAGCTAG
- the dcd gene encoding dCTP deaminase, translating to MSIKSDRWIRRMAQEHAMIEPFEDRQVRRLDAQGRQVISYGVSSYGYDMRVAPEFKIFTNALSAIVDPKAFDARSFVEFEGESCIVPPNSFALARSIEYFRIPRNVLTICVGKSTYARCGIITNVTPFEPEWEGYVTLEISNTTPLPARVYANEGICQVLFFEADADDECEVSYKDKAGKYQGQVGVTLPRL from the coding sequence ATGTCCATCAAGTCCGACCGCTGGATCCGTCGCATGGCCCAGGAACACGCGATGATCGAACCGTTCGAAGATCGCCAGGTCCGCCGGCTCGACGCGCAGGGGCGCCAGGTCATCAGCTACGGCGTCTCGTCCTACGGCTACGACATGCGGGTGGCGCCCGAGTTCAAGATCTTTACCAATGCCCTCTCCGCCATCGTCGACCCGAAGGCGTTCGACGCGCGCAGCTTCGTGGAGTTTGAAGGGGAAAGCTGCATTGTGCCGCCGAACAGCTTCGCGCTGGCCCGCTCGATCGAATACTTCCGCATCCCCCGCAACGTCCTGACGATCTGCGTCGGCAAGTCCACCTACGCACGGTGCGGCATCATCACGAACGTGACGCCGTTCGAGCCGGAGTGGGAGGGGTACGTCACCCTCGAAATCAGCAACACGACCCCGCTCCCCGCCCGGGTGTACGCCAACGAGGGCATCTGCCAGGTGCTCTTCTTCGAGGCGGATGCCGACGACGAGTGCGAGGTCAGCTACAAGGACAAGGCCGGCAAGTACCAGGGACAGGTCGGCGTCACCCTGCCCCGCCTCTAG
- a CDS encoding NADH-quinone oxidoreductase subunit A — translation MLALVVITAVAMLGLSHGLGFLLGTRRKTPVKQLPYESGMPVLGDARERFSVKFYLVAMMFILFDIETVFMVPWAVAFQQMVADRLFLLVEMLVFILILAIGYLYVWKRGAFQWD, via the coding sequence ATGCTGGCCCTCGTCGTCATCACGGCGGTCGCCATGCTTGGACTCTCGCACGGCCTCGGGTTCCTGCTTGGCACCCGGCGGAAGACGCCGGTCAAGCAGTTGCCGTACGAGTCCGGCATGCCCGTCCTCGGCGACGCCCGCGAGCGATTTTCCGTCAAGTTTTACCTCGTCGCGATGATGTTCATTCTCTTCGACATTGAAACGGTCTTCATGGTGCCGTGGGCGGTGGCCTTCCAGCAGATGGTCGCCGACCGGCTCTTCCTGCTGGTCGAGATGCTGGTGTTCATCCTCATCCTCGCCATCGGGTACCTCTACGTATGGAAGCGGGGAGCATTCCAATGGGATTGA
- a CDS encoding NADH-quinone oxidoreductase subunit B family protein codes for MTARLSDLVNWSRTRSLWPMPFGTACCAIEFMATAASRYDISRFGMERQGYTPRQADVLICAGRLPFKLAPVIRRVWDQMPQPKWSISMGACASSGGIFDNYAMVQGIDTIIPVDVYVPGCPPRPEGLLYGIFLLQKKIQGESLMDQSLRIERSMGPDGLFRAPAVIDEVSEPFGNSVHQTRSS; via the coding sequence GTGACCGCCCGCCTGTCCGACCTGGTCAACTGGTCCCGGACCCGTTCGCTCTGGCCGATGCCGTTCGGCACCGCCTGCTGTGCCATCGAGTTCATGGCCACGGCCGCCAGCCGATACGACATCTCCCGGTTCGGGATGGAGCGGCAGGGATACACCCCCCGCCAGGCCGATGTTCTTATCTGCGCCGGTCGCCTGCCGTTCAAGCTGGCCCCCGTCATCCGGCGCGTCTGGGACCAGATGCCCCAGCCGAAGTGGTCGATTTCGATGGGAGCCTGCGCGTCGTCCGGCGGGATCTTCGACAATTACGCGATGGTGCAGGGTATCGACACGATCATTCCGGTGGATGTGTACGTGCCCGGCTGTCCGCCGCGGCCCGAGGGCCTGCTCTACGGCATCTTCCTGCTGCAGAAGAAGATCCAGGGGGAGAGCCTCATGGATCAGTCGCTGCGCATCGAGCGGTCCATGGGACCCGACGGACTCTTTCGTGCTCCGGCCGTCATCGACGAAGTCTCGGAGCCGTTCGGCAACTCTGTGCACCAGACCCGCTCCTCATGA